The segment GCGGCGTCAGCACAACAGCCCTGTGCCACACAAGGAGGAACCAAGGGCTCGTCCGTCACAGGCCACTTGCTCCCAACTCAGCAGCTCCTCCCCTCACTCGCCACATGGCATAAAAGCTCTGCCCTCAGTGAGCACTGGCATCCATCGCTCCTGCCTCGCTCTgctcaggaaaagggaaggtgggtgcctgtgtgtctctgcctCCTGTGGCAGGGACCAGCTTTGGGCCTCcctggccaggagagctgtgagggcagcaggcgtgtggcagcTGCCTTGGACGGCCAGGGCGGGCTGAGCCACAGCGAGAGGAGGAGGGATCCCCGTGGCCGTGACTCGCAGAGCCAGGCTCTCGGGGAGTCTTTGTGTGCCCTCGGTCTGTAGAGATGAGGGCACTGAGGGGGGCTGTTTGGGCTAAGGGCAAGCGGTGGGCACTGAGGTCATGGTGGTTGCTATGGCCTTTCCAgcttcagggcagccctgggaagagggCACTGCACAGCTAGGGTATCTCATCTGCATTCACGACATGTGTTGTTGGTGCTGTGTGTTTCAGGCTCAGCTCTCTcacacaaagatgtcttgctacgacctgtgcccaccaaaaacTGGCGTCGCCGTcccccagcccatcgctgagagctgcaacgagctgtgcgcccggcagtgccccgactcgtcggccttcatccagccgccccccgtcgtcgtcaccttccccggccccatcctcagctccttcccccagcaagccgtggtgggctcctccggagcacccgcctttgggggctccctggggctggggggcctctaTGGCGCCGGGGCCACGCTGGGctcagggggcctctgcacctttggcagaccctacgcttctcccgcctgcagcccttgcgccctgccccgctacagcaggaagctctgggacacctgtgggccctgctagacgcagcccagccccaggcgctggccccagcccaaacaccaacaccaccccCATGCAGGGCTGAGATGGTGGGCACGAGGCactgaccagtgctgagcagccccagccaacGCCTGGGTAGCTGACTCTGCCACACACCCTCGGCCCATTCCTGCCCCCGTTTCctgccttctgctcccctcccctcctttctcctcccagctgttgGATGGGGCAGGACGTGGACTTGAAGGGctctgtgaggctgcagggcCAAGTCCTCAGGATCTGGAATGCTGCACCAAGGGGGCATCTGGAGTGGAAAGCCATGCTCTGGAGAAGATTTCTCTGCCTCCCACAATACGTGGTAACCAGCCTCTCTGATCTTGCCCACGGTCTGCCTGACAGCCTGTCTTGCCCCTCTGGGCACAATAAAGTTTTCCTGCATCCAAGTCATGTCTCACTCCCTCATTGTGCCAAGCTTGGGAAACCCCGGGGGTAGgtgcccagcagctgtgggagggtaAATGCTGGGTTCTAGATGCCCAAGGGAGGTGAGGGTGGGAAGTgctaggagagggagggaggacgcaggcagcaggcaggggaaagaGAGCCTTGTGGTGGGacttgcaggagctggggaaagggcagagggcagggagcagggtagGTGCATTCAGTGCTCCATCACTTCATCTTCTGAGCCCAGGAGCAGCATCAACTCTACAAGgttccagtgctctgcagaagcacaggagaaTCTTCAGGCATCTGCACAGAGGAGGCTGGATGAGAGCTACTGTTTAACCTCACACCTGGGAAATGACCGTCAATATTCCAtgacataggacatcatgctcagcaacagaaagctgggggaagaagaaggaaggaggatcttgggagtgatggcatttgtctctcACGTAACCGTTGCCAGTGTGGccgccctgctgtcctggagatggctgaacacctgccgctaatgccaagtagaaaatgaattccttatttgctTGACAGGCATGCAAGGCTTTTCCTTTACTTCTTAAGCTCTCTTTATCCCGACacaccagttttctcacttttagcccTCCGATTCACTCACCCATCCCAGCAGCggaggagtgagcgagctgctctgggctctttaggtgccagctggggttaaaccacaacaatgatgaagggacagggagcagctctCTCCCGGGGAGAGTCTCAGAGTTCTGCaactgttcctcctgtctccgagGAGGACCGGGGGTTTCTTATCAATGTGCACAGATGCCTGAAGGGAAGGCATCAAGAAGATGCGTCCAGGCTCTTGTCAGAGGCgtccagtgccaggacaagaggcaatgggcaccagctgaaacacaggaggctctgccTGAAAAGCGCAAAACTCTTTtggcactgtgagggtgaccgagcgcGGGCACAGGTTGTCTCAGGAGGTTGTGGCATTTCTGTTCTTGGAGACAAAGTTGTGtggacacagtgctgggcagccGGCTCTGGGTGACCCTGCTGAGGTGGCAGCATGACAAGATGCCCTGCAAAGGCTCCTGCCCCAGGAATCAGGcagttatttctgtcattttctgtctgtggcaGAGTTGGCCTGTGTTGggggtgagaaggggaaggagaaaaggatggggaaagcgAAGGTGAAGGATAAGAGAGTACAGCAGAAGGACAGGCgagaagatggggaaagggaagtggactgtgaaggagaataaaaagaagaagaagaagaaagaaagggaaagaagaagaagaaagaggagaggaaagggaacgggatagggaagaggaaagggaagcgtCCCCATTGCTTTCTCCCGCAGGGGCTCAGACAGAGCTGTGGAGGCACGAAGGGGGTGGAGTCACAACACGCATTGCCCCTGGGTGGCTCacagcccctggggcagtcaCACTCATGCCCAGGGAAGCTTGAGGTCTGCAAATGCccaagggcttcaggtgctgcaggcagcagatctgTCTGTTCAGGCAGGGCCCTTTGAGCTCAGCTGTGGGACCTTATGTGGACAGAGCTGCCACGGCTGTGGGGTCTCCCCAAAGGCAGCTCAGCCTGGATCTGCTGGGACAGAGAGACTGCCCTGGCCCAGATGGGCGGGGTCACATGCAGGGCGAGGGAGCCCTGCAAACCACGTGGCTCGGTGAAAcgaaaaacaaagagagaggggTTAGATGCAGGATTCTTTTATTGTAAGTGCAGCAAACAACCAGTGGAGAAAGACACataaggcacaggcaggcaggttgTCCCTGTGGGCTTCAAGAGAGCTGTTCCTTCAGGCTTCTGCCAGGCAGTGGCTGTTGGAGAGACAAGCAAGTGCCCTGTGGGTGGATGGTGGCTTCGTGCCTCTGGGGACGGGcaggagcaaggaggaggagaggcagcatggagagagaagaagggagggacaaggagaggagaagtgaGGCTGAGATGGCCCAGGGTCTCTGGGTTTTCTGGGGCTCAGTCTAGCAGGGCCCACAGttgtcccagagcttcctgctgtagcggggcagggcgcaagggctgcaggcgggagaagcgtagggtctgccaaaggtgcagaggccccctgagCCCTGCGTGGCCCCGGCACCGtagaggccccccagccccagggagcccccaaaggcgggtgctccggaggagcccaccacggcttgctgggggaaggagctgaggatggggccggggaaggtgacgacgacggggggcggctggatgaaggccgacgagtcggggcactgccgggcgcacagctcgttgcagctctcagcgatgggctgggggACGGCGACGCCGgtttttggtgggcacaggtcgtagcaagacatctttgtgtgGGTTTGGATGGTGCTCTGCAAGAGAACAGAGATAGCAAGAGTGCAGTAGAGGGGAGCGCCTGAGGTGGAGGGACTGGCTCAGGGGTCGAGGAGGAGAAGCGCTCCCGGACTTACCTTGTTCCCCAAGGAGAAGGCGGCCAGAGCAGAGGATGGgagagcctggcagaggcagagctttTATACCATCCCCGCCATTGCTCAGCACCCCGTGGGTCAATGTGCAGAGGCGACACTCCCTCCTGCCGATGACAATGGTGACAACGGCGCTGTCCAGCTACTGGCCCTCCCTGAGTCAGCATCCCCTCGCCACAGCAGCACACGATGCCTCAGagcctttcctgctctttctgctgtggcagcagcatctccctgctgggGGCTGCGCACGGCAGGAGAGGGCCGTGCTTCtgtagctcctgcctgccctgtgctctgccctgggaagacatctctgctctgtacccgcagccgggctctgctgggaggagagtcGTCCCCGAGCCCAGCGGGGCTATTCCCAccaggggcagctgcagctgagccttcagacaggactcccagctccccagcacgccgagggaagcccctgctcagccctggccacGAGCAACGGGGCTCCCAGGACATCTGTGATGGGCTGGTGGGgctcgggcagggctggcacgagCTTGTGCCGTGTGGGATCAGGAGGGGATCTGTGATCCTTGCACCATGCAGCTCAGGAGGGAAGAGCATGAGGGGTCTTTCTGCCCCAGACTGGCTGAGGTCGATGACCAACgcatgcaggcagagggaggctggctcTGTTGGACTGGCGAGTGATGCATCGTGCTGAGCAGGCAGTGCCGCAGAGGAGTGCCTTTGCTGTGCCATTTCGTAACCTCGCGCCTCTGTAGATTACAGCCACACGGCGTATGTCATGCGGTCACCGGTATGCGGGAGGCATTTGCGAGGTGCCTTCTTGGTCAATGCCAGGACCCTGACCCTCCCAGTGGCTATGCAAAGATGGCATGCATCCACCCCGAGACCAAGCCCTTGGGCAAGAGCTCTGGCACGCAGGGCGCTTGCAGTCAGCCTTTGTCACGCTGCGTGCCCTCTTACACACCGAGATAATGAAAAGACACCGGGGCTAATTTGGCCCGTGAGATGGCAGCTGGCAAGCGCCCGAGCAGGGTAATTGCAGGGGCTGATAGAGCAGGTTGGGGCTACTGAGGAAGCGGCGTCAGCACAACAGCCCTGTGCCACACAAGGAGGAACCAAGGGCTCGTCCGTCACAGGCCACTTGCTCCCAACTCAGCAGCTCCTCCCCTCACTCGCCACATGGCATAAAAGCTCTGCCCTCAGTGAGCACTGGCATCCATCGCTCCTGCCTCGCTCTgctcaggaaaagggaaggtgggtgcctgtgtgtctctgcctCCTGTGGCAGGGACCAGCTTTGGGCCTCcctggccaggagagctgtgagggcagcaggcgtgtggcagcTGCCTTGGACGGCCAGGGCGGGCTGAGCCACAGCGAGAGGAGGAGGGATCCCCGTGGCCGTGACTCGCAGAGCCAGGCTCTCGGGGAGTCTTTGTGTGCCCTCGGTCTGTAGAGATGAGGGCACTGAGGGGGGCTGTTTGGGCTAAGGGCAAGCGGTGGGCACTGAGGTCATGGTGGTTGCTATGGCCTTTCCAgcttcagggcagccctgggaagagggCACTGCACAGCTAGGGTATCTCATCTGCATTCACGACATGTGTTGTTGGTGCTGTGTGTTTCAGGCTCAGCTCTCTcacacaaagatgtcttgctacgacctgtgcccaccaaaaacTGGCGTCGCCGTcccccagcccatcgctgagagctgcaacgagctgtgcgcccggcagtgccccgactcgtcggccttcatccagccgccccccgtcgtcgtcaccttccccggccccatcctcagctccttcccccagcaagccgtggtgggctcctccggagcacccgcctttgggggctccctggggctggggggcctctaTGGCGCCGGGGCCACGCTGGGctcagggggcctctgcacctttggcagaccctacgcttctcccgcctgcagcccttgcgccctgccccgctacagcaggaagctctgggacacctgtgggccctgctagacgcagcccagccccaggcgctggccccagcccaaacaccaacaccaccccCATGCAGGGCTGAGATGGTGGGCACGAGGCactgaccagtgctgagcagccccagccaacGCCTGGGTAGCTGACTCTGCCACACACCCTCGGCCCATTCCTGCCCCCGTTTCctgccttctgctcccctcccctcctttctcctcccagctgttgGATGGGGCAGGACGTGGACTTGAAGGGctctgtgaggctgcagggcCAAGTCCTCAGGATCTGGAATGCTGCACCAAGGGGGCATCTGGAGTGGAAAGCCATGCTCTGGAGAAGATTTCTCTGCCTCCCACAATACGTGGTAACCAGCCTCTCTGATCTTGCCCACGGTCTGCCTGACAGCCTGTCTTGCCCCTCTGGGCACAATAAAGTTTTCCTGCATCCAAGTCATGTCTCACTCCCTCATTGTGCCAAGCTTGGGAAACCCCGGGGGTAGgtgcccagcagctgtgggagggtaAATGCTGGGTTCTAGATGCCCAAGGGAGGTGAGGGTGGGAAGTgctaggagagggagggaggacgcaggcagcaggcaggggaaagaGAGCCTTGTGGTGGGacttgcaggagctggggaaagggcagagggcagggagcagggtagGTGCATTCAGTGCTCCATCACTTCATCTTCTGAGCCCAGGAGCAGCACCAACTCTACAAGgttccagtgctctgcagaagcacaggagaaTCTTCAGGCATCTGCACAGAGGAGGCTGGATGAGAGCTACTGTTTAACCTCACACCTGGGAAATGACCGTCAATATTCCAtgacataggacatcatgctcagcaacagaaagctgggggaagaagaaggaaggaggatcttgggagtgatggcatttgtctctcACGTAACCGTTGCCAGTGTGGccgccctgctgtcctggagatggctgaacacctgccgctaatgccaagtagaaaatgaattccttatttgctTGACAGGCATGCAAGGCTTTTCCTTTACTTCTTAAGCTCTCTTTATCCCGACacaccagttttctcacttttagcccTCCGATTCACTCACCCATCCCAGCAGCggaggagtgagcgagctgctctgggctctttaggtg is part of the Strix aluco isolate bStrAlu1 chromosome 30, bStrAlu1.hap1, whole genome shotgun sequence genome and harbors:
- the LOC141916564 gene encoding feather keratin 3-like, whose amino-acid sequence is MSCYDLCPPKTGVAVPQPIAESCNELCARQCPDSSAFIQPPPVVVTFPGPILSSFPQQAVVGSSGAPAFGGSLGLGGLYGAGATQGSGGLCTFGRPYASPACSPCALPRYSRKLWDNCGPC
- the LOC141916563 gene encoding feather keratin 3-like, yielding MSCYDLCPPKTGVAVPQPIAESCNELCARQCPDSSAFIQPPPVVVTFPGPILSSFPQQAVVGSSGAPAFGGSLGLGGLYGAGATLGSGGLCTFGRPYASPACSPCALPRYSRKLWDTCGPC